In Ktedonobacteraceae bacterium, a genomic segment contains:
- a CDS encoding DUF3500 domain-containing protein gives MTTRNSTRQPTHEDAQTIQKLLVGVIGLIDTFSAEQRGAALFGFDDARRLDWDIIPKPDRVGVSMHNLDRHQKVVVHDLVRLAVSHEVYTKVLAIMQLEHVLRAREAEFLGVAAPLWRTSDSYFLSIFGRPGFEDTWSLRFLGHHVCLNITIVNQRWISTTPSALGQQPMIGSGVLNPMSDDEGLGFELLDSLNDDQRSLAVIHDVAPADFVSRQVPLIGAIEYPDHYDLGMPQYQITTEDRKALALVRDQPSGIPADRLMETQQALLTRLIDTYLARLPARAAGEYRAQIDADGPTETHFAWAGGLVRGQPHYFRIQTRLLLIEMVNAVDSGNHLHSVIRDFEHDFAHDTLHDHAARLAEYGSHLSTRTTSSESTGLQVNDWSW, from the coding sequence ATGACGACCCGCAACTCCACCAGACAGCCGACACACGAAGACGCGCAGACCATCCAGAAGTTGCTCGTTGGCGTGATTGGCCTGATCGATACTTTTTCAGCCGAGCAGCGCGGCGCAGCCCTGTTCGGATTCGATGACGCTCGTCGTCTCGACTGGGACATCATTCCGAAGCCCGACCGCGTCGGAGTCTCGATGCATAACCTCGATCGTCACCAGAAGGTCGTGGTGCATGACCTCGTGCGACTTGCGGTCTCACACGAGGTCTACACCAAGGTGCTCGCCATTATGCAGCTCGAGCACGTACTACGGGCGCGGGAGGCGGAATTCCTGGGGGTCGCCGCACCACTATGGCGCACCTCCGATTCCTACTTCCTCAGCATCTTCGGCCGACCCGGGTTCGAAGATACCTGGTCACTGCGCTTCCTCGGTCACCACGTGTGTCTCAATATCACCATCGTGAACCAGCGCTGGATTTCGACCACGCCAAGCGCTCTTGGCCAGCAGCCTATGATCGGCTCCGGTGTGCTGAATCCGATGTCCGATGACGAAGGACTCGGCTTCGAGCTGCTCGACTCACTGAATGACGACCAGCGCAGTCTCGCTGTCATCCATGACGTGGCGCCCGCCGACTTCGTGTCACGACAGGTGCCGTTGATCGGCGCGATTGAGTATCCCGACCACTACGACCTGGGAATGCCGCAGTACCAGATCACGACCGAAGATCGGAAGGCGCTTGCTTTGGTGCGTGATCAGCCGTCCGGCATTCCGGCAGACCGTCTCATGGAGACCCAGCAGGCTCTGCTTACCCGTCTGATCGACACGTACCTTGCCCGCCTTCCCGCGCGCGCGGCCGGAGAGTACCGCGCGCAGATCGATGCTGACGGCCCGACCGAAACCCACTTCGCATGGGCAGGCGGGCTAGTGCGAGGTCAACCTCACTACTTCCGAATCCAGACACGCTTACTCCTCATCGAGATGGTGAATGCTGTCGACAGCGGAAACCATCTTCACTCTGTTATTCGGGACTTCGAGCACGACTTCGCCCACGACACTCTCCATGACCATGCGGCGCGCCTGGCCGAGTACGGCTCTCACCTCTCGACTCGCACCACGTCGAGCGAGAGCACCGGGCTTCAAGTAAATGACTGGTCCTGGTGA
- a CDS encoding FCD domain-containing protein produces the protein MKSLAGLTRANILASEIEQQILDREFKPGELIGTIDSLRERTGFARSTVAEAIRLLADRGLAEIRPGRGGGLFATAPGPMVKIRHTLLAVTDAPTAVAEAIAVREALEVLIDVDAAKHRSAIDVADIKKLLAKLKSAAARGRTKFLLANWDLHERIALISPNQTASALYLSMTRFVREHAVVATHDASHESAAEWLHIRMETHEELVNAIIAGDTRRVKIAVEKHAGLLDVE, from the coding sequence ATGAAATCCTTAGCAGGCCTGACGCGCGCGAATATCCTTGCGAGCGAGATCGAACAGCAGATTCTCGACCGAGAGTTCAAGCCCGGCGAACTGATCGGCACTATTGACTCGCTGAGGGAGCGCACTGGATTCGCCCGGTCGACTGTCGCCGAAGCCATTCGGCTCCTGGCCGATCGCGGGCTCGCCGAAATCCGCCCTGGGCGTGGAGGCGGGCTGTTTGCAACAGCCCCGGGACCGATGGTCAAAATCCGGCACACCCTCCTTGCCGTCACCGATGCCCCCACCGCCGTTGCCGAAGCTATAGCCGTGCGAGAAGCGCTCGAGGTCCTGATCGATGTCGACGCTGCGAAACACCGAAGTGCCATCGACGTCGCCGACATCAAGAAACTGCTTGCCAAACTCAAGTCAGCGGCAGCCAGGGGTAGGACCAAGTTCCTGCTGGCGAACTGGGACCTGCACGAACGCATTGCGCTCATTTCTCCGAACCAGACGGCATCGGCGCTCTACCTGTCGATGACAAGGTTCGTGCGCGAGCATGCTGTGGTCGCTACTCACGATGCCTCCCACGAATCGGCCGCTGAGTGGCTGCACATCCGCATGGAGACGCACGAGGAGCTTGTCAATGCCATCATCGCCGGGGACACCCGGCGCGTAAAGATCGCGGTCGAAAAGCACGCTGGATTACTCGACGTGGAGTAA
- a CDS encoding nuclear transport factor 2 family protein: MTPEEQIELVKKHYALNASGDYAAAEDLLTDDFVITIPPFLPFAGVYRGKKAFRELIPRVVESLAVVKIKSVATTVGDDHAVEVVEFTFAGDDGVTVQNTEVIRFRGQQICEIRPFYHDPAPWIAAAARLKAARTPGASTSSSS, encoded by the coding sequence ATGACTCCAGAAGAGCAAATTGAGCTCGTCAAGAAGCACTACGCGCTCAACGCGTCCGGCGACTACGCGGCGGCGGAGGACCTGCTGACCGACGACTTCGTCATCACGATCCCTCCCTTCCTGCCGTTCGCGGGCGTCTACCGGGGCAAGAAGGCCTTCCGCGAGTTGATCCCGCGCGTGGTCGAGTCGCTCGCTGTGGTGAAGATAAAGTCCGTCGCAACGACCGTTGGGGATGACCATGCTGTCGAAGTCGTCGAGTTCACGTTTGCCGGAGACGACGGTGTGACGGTTCAGAACACCGAGGTGATCCGGTTCCGCGGGCAGCAGATCTGCGAGATCCGACCCTTCTACCACGATCCAGCGCCATGGATCGCTGCCGCCGCTCGTCTCAAGGCGGCGAGGACTCCGGGAGCGTCGACGAGCAGCTCGTCGTGA
- a CDS encoding CocE/NonD family hydrolase, translating to MTKTGVMAGPIAGLKYETPTHSGLTNERGEFQYEDGERVAFLVGNTAIGNVTGRPRVTLADIVARVDGNINKLRDPGVTNIARLVFSLGRSGIRDNGTDIAPEVHEIIGDRRLNFRHDANYEATTVVDKVQQFTQDQVVLELLDDLNNSGVFTDGTRRELCTPANVRNELRRNVMGILRFRDVKIPLQNGEYVLADVFRPATPGNYPVIVSCGPYGKAFNHHSIETADDLEKHEQMEEDYFFGNSAGLQFENHETVNTADWVPNGYAVVRVDMPGSGKSPGQLAPWGIAGAEALRDSIEWAGEQPWSNGAVGTWGMSYLAMSQHGAASLHPQHLKAMIAIGTDVDLYEEVAYNGGIFNEQFWSIWKASGLMPAIVGEPDVADFITTLKHSPFRDSDPESVFGPRAKVFMSPDLSGVDVPLWAVAATTHVAHFHQLGGSGAYLSTPTPNKKLDFWEDWFQKAYATETFASHKAFFDHWLKGIDNGIMDVPPVRLEIRTGNGASFVLQENEWPVARTNYTRWYLDATSAEWAGTDARSDFLRLSRSEPSVERQRSYSAEVRLLPPGVGAAIRLDPESPESNPQVTGISFISEPLGEDTVLAGYGKAGMWVSSSTADMDIYVSVRAVNEDGREVDYTGFTTMGFGDRPTPLMKGWLKVSHRTLDLERSTEYSPKHTHRKADYAPLAPGELVQVEIELIPNTGLIRKGQRIRVDIQPYDGVAHGMHHAYDPSYHDGATNTVYTGPGHVTYVQLPVLPTLIPHSAGS from the coding sequence TATGGCTGGGCCGATCGCCGGCCTGAAATACGAAACGCCCACGCACAGCGGTCTGACAAACGAGAGAGGAGAGTTTCAGTATGAGGACGGTGAACGCGTCGCGTTCCTGGTCGGAAACACGGCGATCGGGAACGTAACGGGACGACCCCGCGTGACTCTCGCAGACATCGTCGCGCGCGTTGATGGCAATATCAACAAACTCAGAGATCCCGGCGTCACAAACATCGCTCGCCTGGTCTTCTCGCTTGGGCGCAGCGGTATCCGGGACAACGGCACAGACATCGCGCCCGAAGTCCACGAGATCATCGGCGACCGAAGATTGAACTTCCGTCACGATGCCAACTATGAGGCTACGACAGTAGTCGATAAAGTGCAGCAGTTCACCCAGGATCAGGTCGTTCTCGAACTCCTTGACGACCTCAATAACTCGGGAGTGTTCACCGATGGCACCCGGCGTGAGCTCTGTACCCCAGCGAACGTGCGTAATGAACTCAGGCGAAACGTGATGGGAATCCTCCGCTTCCGCGATGTGAAAATCCCGCTGCAGAACGGCGAGTATGTTCTCGCAGACGTCTTCCGACCTGCGACGCCGGGCAACTATCCGGTGATTGTCAGTTGCGGGCCCTACGGCAAGGCATTCAATCACCACTCCATCGAGACGGCGGACGACCTCGAGAAGCACGAGCAGATGGAGGAGGACTACTTCTTCGGGAACTCAGCCGGCCTCCAGTTCGAGAACCACGAGACGGTCAACACGGCCGACTGGGTGCCCAACGGCTATGCCGTCGTTCGGGTGGACATGCCGGGGTCGGGCAAGAGCCCGGGACAGCTCGCTCCGTGGGGAATCGCCGGTGCCGAAGCGTTGCGCGACTCGATCGAGTGGGCAGGGGAGCAGCCCTGGTCGAACGGAGCTGTCGGTACATGGGGTATGTCGTATCTCGCAATGAGCCAGCATGGTGCGGCCAGTCTGCATCCGCAGCACCTGAAGGCCATGATCGCTATCGGAACCGATGTCGATCTCTATGAAGAGGTCGCCTACAACGGAGGGATTTTCAACGAGCAGTTCTGGTCGATCTGGAAGGCTTCCGGGCTGATGCCCGCGATCGTCGGTGAGCCGGACGTCGCCGACTTCATCACCACGCTGAAGCACTCGCCCTTCCGTGATTCCGATCCAGAAAGCGTGTTCGGCCCGCGTGCGAAAGTGTTCATGAGCCCCGATTTGAGCGGAGTGGATGTTCCGCTGTGGGCTGTGGCGGCTACCACGCACGTCGCTCACTTTCACCAGCTCGGCGGCAGCGGGGCGTACCTGAGCACGCCGACCCCGAACAAGAAGCTCGACTTCTGGGAGGACTGGTTCCAAAAAGCCTACGCGACCGAAACATTCGCGAGCCACAAAGCGTTCTTCGATCACTGGTTAAAAGGGATCGACAACGGAATAATGGATGTTCCGCCGGTGCGGCTAGAGATCCGCACCGGTAACGGTGCGTCGTTCGTGCTTCAGGAGAACGAATGGCCGGTTGCGCGCACGAACTACACCAGGTGGTATCTCGACGCGACTTCGGCGGAATGGGCCGGAACCGACGCCCGCTCCGACTTCCTGCGCCTGTCGAGGTCGGAGCCCTCGGTCGAGCGACAGCGGAGCTATTCTGCGGAAGTGCGGCTTCTTCCGCCCGGCGTCGGCGCAGCCATACGTCTCGACCCGGAGTCGCCTGAGTCAAATCCACAGGTCACTGGCATCTCGTTCATCAGCGAGCCGCTCGGCGAGGATACGGTACTCGCCGGGTACGGCAAGGCTGGGATGTGGGTGTCTTCGAGTACTGCGGACATGGATATCTACGTGTCGGTTCGCGCGGTCAATGAAGACGGTCGAGAGGTTGACTACACAGGCTTCACAACGATGGGCTTCGGCGACCGGCCGACCCCGCTGATGAAGGGATGGCTGAAGGTATCCCATCGCACGCTAGATCTCGAGCGATCGACGGAGTACAGCCCAAAGCACACGCATCGCAAGGCCGACTACGCGCCATTGGCGCCCGGCGAACTCGTGCAGGTGGAAATCGAACTCATACCCAACACGGGGCTCATTCGAAAGGGACAGCGCATCCGGGTCGACATCCAGCCATACGACGGCGTTGCTCACGGCATGCATCACGCCTATGACCCGAGCTATCACGACGGCGCGACCAACACCGTGTACACAGGTCCGGGGCATGTCACCTACGTGCAGCTTCCTGTCCTCCCGACCCTTATTCCGCATTCCGCAGGTTCCTAG